The genomic window agaagaaagttttttgacaataagaagaaagttttttttttacgcgaagaagaaagttgtttgaaacgtaatacaatttgaagaagaagcaaacaaatcaGAAGTAATTaggttcaaaatataaattcatagaatataatacataaaatataattaaatgaaaataaaaatagtctaaattactttatggtaaaaaattaattatgtttgacttaaataaatgtgaataaatttcattggtgccacatcatcatagggcacctaccctcaatttatgtgagggttaattagaaaaaaccaaaatatatatatacataataatataataatatttttttcccgATAGTGATAAGTTGATAACTGATAAATAATCCATAAACAACTAGCAAGAATGAAGTAAATGTCCATGTCAATATGTGTCAGTGGAATGGCATGCATCTACGTGGCATATCCTTACCCTTGGAGATTGCTACTACTCTACTGGACTCTCTCcctgttctctctctctctctctctctctctctctctctctaatccACAGACAGAGCATACACATCTTTTCTCTGCTTCCTTCTTTCCTAACCAATCAAACAAACAGGTGTGTACTGTACTGTATTTTTCTCCCTTCATTTTCTGTATACTTTATTGTATCTTACATTCATGTACAACCTCTTTTCATTTCACATATCAATAATTCAGTATAGTAAAAGTTATGATACTTTTTCATATGTTAATTTTGATActttttgcttctttttctgGAAATTCTACTACGGTACTACTGTATCTTTTCTATTCTATATATATCTATGTTTCAATTCATCATGTTCATTTTCTTACAATAATTACCTTCAAATTCATAAGgataatattagttttatcaatatatatatatatactctctATGATCCTTAGGACCGACTTTTGTTGATTAAGTTGTCTCATATATTTATAAACGGAGGGAATATTAAAGAATTTTGAATCGGTCTAATGTCTTGACCATATCTAACTATGTAATGGTCATATCAATTTCCTTTTATgggaattttttatatttccttTTATGGAAGAATCTAAATTTGTGAAATACTCattttatgcatatatttttttcatcacgAGTATACGGCCCACTGGACCGCTTAATCTAGTTCAGAGGTCGGTTTTGACATCGATAGTTCCAACcccctctcgatcgcagttgcagggGATCGAATCATGATCCTTTCTACCAAGTCCAGCGTCAATCACccaccactagaccaactaacaattggttTATGCATAATTTATGCTTGTTTTCAACAAGCCttgaaattttgtcaaaaaaaaaaccttgaaaTAAGATGTATCTCACAATTAATTTGATTGTAATTTCAGGATCTTCTGCCGCTGAGTAGTGAGAAGTTGAGTTCaaaaaaagcaagaaaatgAAACCAAAGACTGGTTTAGAACTCATTTTGAATTATTCTAGTCAATATCATAAGGAAAAACTGCAAAATCATGAGTCAAGTGCAGGTGCAAATGCAGCTTCTAGAGCAAACATACCATTTTCTGCTACTGATCCCTTATCTGAAATAGTTTGGTCTCAAGATAAAGGTTTCAGTCTTAAATGTGTTGATTCGAGTTATACTAACAAAAATACTTCGCTTTTCCGTGATGTTGAACCCAGCAGTATGGTTCTTGCTCTGCTACAAAGTGTTACTTGTGCCACAGATAAACCTATAGATGATGTTTTTGTAAAACCTCTTTCTGTTTTATGCGGGAAGAGCGATGTTTCTTCAACAGATACTCCTAGGAATCCAACAAGTGATACAGGTAAATATAGTTTGTTAAGAGTCCTACATCGGTTGCAAGATggcctgaatatatgtttataagcgagggcaatcctcaccttacaagccgattttgtagggttgagttaggtccaaGTCTCAATTTTCAGATAACTTGTAGGGAAATGTGAGTTTGTTGTAAGAACTTTGGAGCCATTTTTGCTTGATCATGCTGTTAATTTTGTAGGATCTGGtgataatttgaagaaaatgaacTCTGCAATAGGAACACCTGATTTGCCAAATGGTCAAAGGGAAAATTTAATGAACCACTTGGAGAAGAATATTTGTGTTCCAGCCAACATTGAAATTGAAGCAACTAAAATATTTGATATAAcggaaaaagaaaacaaatctTCTACTATTTCAGGTATGTGATTATGCTGTCATAATTGATTCTTTGGTACCGACAAGTCAAGGGATATTGCCATTTTAGGAAACTTATGTGTTGAACATGTTCTACAATTATTGATATTTGTACACAATTGAATATCATTTTCCATGATCATGGAAAGTAAATCCTATTGTTCTGTCAGGTTGTTCAAGTTTAACTTCGAAGAACAGTTGCTgaagttattgttttttttaaagaaattgctagctatgaagcactgacacagATATTGGACATGAAACTAACACAGATATGTGGACACTGGTAATAGTTTGAGAAAATAGGagtaattgaatgtaatcgCATGTGTCAGGGTCGTGTGAGACACCAAACATGTCTTCAATCTGAACTTCAAGTTCAGTCCAAACTGCGTGTGTTTCTAAGGTGTCCAAGCCAtgcctttcaaaaaaaaaattgggacaCCTCTCACATGCTTCTGACATGTATCGTAAGGGCGTTTGACGTGTGTCAGACactgacacgtgtcggacaccggGACACGCCCCTGAACAGCAGTATTCCGTGCTTCCAAGATATGAAGTTTCGGTGCTACATATTTGCAAGTTGATTCTCTTTTGCATGTCTGAAATATCATCTGCATCATGACTTTCTACAGGTCAGTTCAGCCAAAGGCCAGTTGGTAATTTACCGGTTAAAGAAGATGGATCTAAACCAAGCACGGAACAGAATCCTTCACCAAAGAAACATTGCAAAGAAGACATGGATATTGATGTTGACAACAAGGTAGTTGAAATAGAGGATGACTCATATGCTAGAATTGAACACATGATTGAAGATGAATGTTCTAGTCCTCTAGGAACCTATTTAATATCATCCGGCATTaatcattttaagaaaatggaACTAACTTCAGAGAAAGATTTACTGACTTTCAACTGTGAAGCAGCTACTTCTGCAGCATCAAGCAGAATTCATGTTTCAAAATCcaataagaagaaaaacaaatccAAGGTCAATGAAATGATGCTACCATACAGTAAGAATCTTCCATTAATGCATTCTCAATGTAATTTCTTGGCAAGAAATGAAAATGAGCATAAGTTGTTATCAGGTGAAGATTTAAAGTGTGAAAACTACAAAAGTACTAAGTTGTTTTTGGCAAGCACCAGTAGGAAGAGATGCAAACAAGAAGTGATAATTGCGAgtaaaaaagtcaaaatgcaaATTCAAGAAACTTCATCATATTCTAAATCCTGTGTTAAAAGGGATAATAGCTCATTCATGAACTTGGTTTCAAACATGACAAAAGGAAATTTGCAGTCTAGGCAAAACGAGGAGAAATCTTCGGCTCTTGCTCATGAAAACTATGATCGCTTTCAGTGTTTTGATAATGTTGGAACAAGAATGTCTCGTCAAGTAGGTGAGGCTTCTAACAGTAGCCTTATCAGACAGCATTCATTCTTACAGCCTCAAATTATGCCGATAAATTTTCTCAACAGTCATGAACACCGGAGATATAACACACTGAAGAATGAAAGTTCTTGCAACATGGAGTTTGGTAAGGAGAAAGAAGGAACAGCATTATATTCACCGATTTCTTGTCTGAATAACTGCAAGGTTGAGGAGACTAGCGAACAATATGCTGATAACCAATTGCTCATTGAGACTAAAAAGTTACAGAATTTTTGTATCAACAATGAGGCTTCTTCCAGTGGTGTTAAGGATGAAAAGGTAAATAATGATCACATATCAAAGCATAAGGTCGGCCATGTTACGCCTTTTCCGAGATTGAAAGATTCGGAACTAATGGTTTCCATGTTTGCCAAAAGGCTAGGTGCCATCAAACAATGCCAACAACCAGAATAGTCTTCCACACAGGTAAAACATGGAAACTAGTCATTTCATAGTCTAACAATCGGTTATGTCCATGGATCTTGATGATTCGATAATGATCAGATGACTCGTACTCAAACTTCAATAAATAGAGTTTAAAATACAAGCCGTCTGATCTTCAATCAATGGTTGAGATCCGTTGTAGTTCTGGCAAATAGTGCAGGTCTTCTAGTAAGTTTACTATCTACTATTTAGAACAAGAGTCAATAAGTCtagtaattaaaaaatacatcaaaacaaGACCATTGTTTAAATTAATTGAAGTCAATAATTACTTTAATAAGTCTATTTGTAGATATGAATTCATCACAACAATAAAGATTCTTTTGCTTTTTCTTAGTATTGCTTGTCAATTATTGTGTCCGATAAGTGATAACTTTATCCTTGAAGTGGAGTAGTTCTTTAATTGTGAACCATTTGTTATAGAAAAATATCTTCAAGGATACAAAAATTAGTGTTGTCTCACATTGGTTATGAATAAGATTGATCAATAAAAGAACTAACACATACATATCCATTTTTTGTGGCTTAAAAGTATGAAAGTATATGTTAGACCAGGAAAATAAAAGCTAAAGAAGGCTTAAACTATTTGGTCCCACAAGACTtgagggattagtctctgcgTCGCAGAGAATATTCGGTGTACACCAAAATAGAAGCTTTTTAAACTATTTGTTTCCTAGTGgtccttttttttgttggtacatgGACAAAATGACAAACCGTTGAAAACTCatacacacaaagtggaggaatcggagttcgaactccgatcatgGGGTCCAATCTAAaaatttcgacatttctaccGATTGAGTTATGATTTGTAGACACCTAGTGGTCCCTTTTATTAGATTACAGAAATTTGTTAAGCA from Trifolium pratense cultivar HEN17-A07 linkage group LG1, ARS_RC_1.1, whole genome shotgun sequence includes these protein-coding regions:
- the LOC123902416 gene encoding uncharacterized protein LOC123902416 isoform X2, translated to MKPKTGLELILNYSSQYHKEKLQNHESSAGANAASRANIPFSATDPLSEIVWSQDKGFSLKCVDSSYTNKNTSLFRDVEPSSMVLALLQSVTCATDKPIDDVFVKPLSVLCGKSDVSSTDTPRNPTSDTGSGDNLKKMNSAIGTPDLPNGQRENLMNHLEKNICVPANIEIEATKIFDITEKENKSSTISGQFSQRPVGNLPVKEDGSKPSTEQNPSPKKHCKEDMDIDVDNKVVEIEDDSYARIEHMIEDECSSPLGTYLISSGINHFKKMELTSEKDLLTFNCEAATSAASSRIHVSKSNKKKNKSKVNEMMLPYSEDLKCENYKSTKLFLASTSRKRCKQEVIIASKKVKMQIQETSSYSKSCVKRDNSSFMNLVSNMTKGNLQSRQNEEKSSALAHENYDRFQCFDNVGTRMSRQVGEASNSSLIRQHSFLQPQIMPINFLNSHEHRRYNTLKNESSCNMEFGKEKEGTALYSPISCLNNCKVEETSEQYADNQLLIETKKLQNFCINNEASSSGVKDEKVNNDHISKHKVGHVTPFPRLKDSELMVSMFAKRLGAIKQCQQPE
- the LOC123902416 gene encoding uncharacterized protein LOC123902416 isoform X1; the encoded protein is MKPKTGLELILNYSSQYHKEKLQNHESSAGANAASRANIPFSATDPLSEIVWSQDKGFSLKCVDSSYTNKNTSLFRDVEPSSMVLALLQSVTCATDKPIDDVFVKPLSVLCGKSDVSSTDTPRNPTSDTGSGDNLKKMNSAIGTPDLPNGQRENLMNHLEKNICVPANIEIEATKIFDITEKENKSSTISGQFSQRPVGNLPVKEDGSKPSTEQNPSPKKHCKEDMDIDVDNKVVEIEDDSYARIEHMIEDECSSPLGTYLISSGINHFKKMELTSEKDLLTFNCEAATSAASSRIHVSKSNKKKNKSKVNEMMLPYSKNLPLMHSQCNFLARNENEHKLLSGEDLKCENYKSTKLFLASTSRKRCKQEVIIASKKVKMQIQETSSYSKSCVKRDNSSFMNLVSNMTKGNLQSRQNEEKSSALAHENYDRFQCFDNVGTRMSRQVGEASNSSLIRQHSFLQPQIMPINFLNSHEHRRYNTLKNESSCNMEFGKEKEGTALYSPISCLNNCKVEETSEQYADNQLLIETKKLQNFCINNEASSSGVKDEKVNNDHISKHKVGHVTPFPRLKDSELMVSMFAKRLGAIKQCQQPE